One stretch of Clavelina lepadiformis chromosome 6, kaClaLepa1.1, whole genome shotgun sequence DNA includes these proteins:
- the LOC143461915 gene encoding uncharacterized protein LOC143461915 — MTSNQYEIRESVVNIIQEATFEDGTPYQPKTSVCRVRQPIHGFTATNKYNCILNIAKDTNTLILHCYGVPGNGKSETLRKVAQQFPFENSPLFVKWHIQCRDSGHDVKTEVKELVSAMCRNGILNNDEYQNIVNSVDCDTASHLIECLKSKHIPVLIIMEDLDWNGKSKEFIRDILRSIKTIEDICRFHIYIASRKKIAALSEDEISASSVYKLFKIEGFGEEEGLKFLLDGVKQINNDKEAARQIYHRFSGSPLGLRAAKSFCKKSKINYDEYLDLLTTDSSHILEQEIAVLKEEYGEQFIHVFDAITMPFKKLFDNEEVEDRLQWKVLCCLSYMNYDRVPRFLITECFQKLNQARNETISLSNVKSGKLITQLSDHAMCSVTDEEDITFHEVVTHAFRHQSKASSIEGFDPLQSAILVLAGIVTKDLNEKKNKRKMFKLARHAEELMQHVEKNKSILKLGADWDLLRLIICYLYETFGKVMLSISPSYYSLAIEYFVKALELVWEDEDVDLWSKQSGQEARIAQYAVDQYLMTPASPGFAHNFASKLQLYLSEPILKFLKQESTDDRKFQKVKDEISKKLGGTSNKVIINLLKDCGLFLDEVYYQKIIFPEQIASILHSRSQVVLYKETPPTDEELEDSKWFSSLAYAIALECKERFGVQLLIEHLAIKGGSIPILLMKKHDYNALIEVKKMCCKVLEKTMKLARMYENGLLKEVFGTSDITELQTLRNLVRLHSRLLGHKFFVSISQDELVNLQNDGDQFCTQLYDLAERFLNKSNACMSYVYCGKFYAVTGKFDKAIECFKKFFAVEEQQTHNVKSWACYNFARTVLCGKLEFEFEEAITRSQKALNSNEVIGRQLNADLKDVLKKLTHINSQ; from the exons ATGACATCTAACCAGTATGAAATTAGAGAAAGTGTTGTAAATATAATTCAAGAAGCAACATTTGAAG aTGGGACTCCATACCAACCAAAGACATCTGTTTGTCGAGTCAGGCAACCAATACATGGTTTTACTGcaacaaacaaatacaattgTATTTTAAACATTGCAAAAGATACTAATACACTTATATTGCATTGTTATGGTGTACCAGGAAATGGTAAATCTGAAACTCTGCGGAAAGTTGCTCAACAATTTCCATTTGAAAATTCTCCATTGTTTGTCAAATGGCATATTCAGTGTAGAGACAGCGGGCATGATGTTAAAACAGAAGTAAAAGAGCTGGTATCTGCCATGTGTAGAAATGGTATTTTAAATAATGATGAATATCAGAACATTGTAAACTCTGTTGACTGTGATACAGCAAGTCATCTAATTGAGTGTTTGAAGAGTAAGCACATTCCTGTACTAATTATCATGGAAGATTTGGATTGGAATGGTAAAAGTAAAGAGTTCATTAGAGACATTTTACGTTCTATTAAGACAATTGAAGACATCTGTAGATTTCACATATATATTGCTTCACGAAAAAAAATTGCTGCTTTGTCTGAAGACGAGATTAGCGCATCTAGTGTatataaattgtttaaaatagaAGGATTTGGGGAAGAAGAAGGCCTGAAGTTTTTGTTGGATGGAGTGAAGCAAATTAACAATGATAAAGAAGCTGCAAGACAAATTTACCACAGGTTTAGTGGTTCTCCTCTTGGTTTGAGAGCAGCCAAAAGCTTTTGtaagaaatcaaaaattaattatgatGAATATTTGGATTTGTTAACTACTGATTCCAGCCATATTCTTGAGCAAGAAATTGCTGTTCTGAAGGAAGAATATGGAGAACAATTTATACATGTTTTTGATGCAATTACTATGCCGTTTAAGAAGCTGTTTGACAATGAAGAAGTTGAAGATAGGTTGCAATGGAAGGTTCTTTGCTGTTTGTCTTATATGAATTACGATAGAGTTCCACGGTTTCTTATAACTGAGtgttttcaaaagttaaaTCAAGCAAGAAATGAAACTATATCTCTGAGCAATGTGAAATCTGGAAAGCTGATAACTCAGCTTTCGGATCACGCAATGTGCTCAGTTACAGACGAAGAGGATATTACATTTCATGAGGTTGTCACACATGCATTTCGGCATCAAAGTAAAGCTTCTTCTATTGAAGGATTTGATCCTCTGCAATCTGCTATCCTGGTTTTAGCTGGGATAGTAACAAAAGATttgaatgaaaagaaaaacaaaagaaaaatgttcaaaCTTGCGCGCCACGCAGAAGAACTTATGCAGCAtgttgaaaaaaacaaatctaTACTGAAATTAGGTGCTGATTGGGATTTGTTGAGATTGATTATATGCTACCTGTATGAAACATTTGGAAAAGTTATGTTATCAATATCACCTTCTTACTATAGTTTAGCTATTGAATACTTTGTCAAGGCACTTGAGCTAGTATGGGAGGATGAGGATGTGGACTTGTGGAGCAAGCAATCGGGCCAGGAAGCAAGGATTGCCCAATATGCAGTAGATCAATATTTGATGACTCCTGCTTCTCCAGGTTTTGCTCATAATTTTGCATCAAAGTTGCAGTTGTATTTAAGTGAACCAATCTTGAAGTTTCTCAAGCAAGAATCAACGGATGACAGAAAATTTCAGAAGGTTAAAGATGAAATCTCAAAAAAACTTGGTGGTACTAGCAATAAAGTTATCATTAATTTACTAAAAGATTGTGGACTTTTCCTTGATGAAGTATATTATCAGAAAATTATCTTTCCAGAACAAATTGCTTCCATTTTGCACAGCAGAAGTCAAGTAGTGCTTTATAAAGAAACGCCACCAACAGATGAAGAACTTGAAGATTCAAAATGGTTTTCTTCTTTGGCATATGCAATAGCATTAGAGTGCAAAGAAAGATTTGGTGTACAGTTGCTCATAGAACATCTTGCCATTAAAGGTGGTAGCATACCCATTTTGTTAATGAAGAAACACGATTATAATGCACTCATAGAAGTCAAGAAAATGTGCTGTAAGGTGCTggaaaaaacaatgaaactAGCTCGAATGTATGAAAATGGCTTATTAAAAGAGGTGTTTGGCACGTCTGATATTACTGAACTGCAAACTTTAAGAAATCTTGTTAGGTTACACAGCAGACTTCTTGGACACAAATTTTTCGTTTCTATTTCTCAGGATGAGTTGGTGAATTTGCAGAATGATGGTGATCAATTTTGCACTCAATTATACGATTTAGCTGAGAGATTTTTAAACAAGTCCAATGCTTGCATGAGTTATGTTTACTGTGGCAAGTTTTATGCCGTTACTGGTAAATTCGATAAAGCTATTGAATGTTTCAAGAAGTTCTTTGCTGTTGAAGAACAACAAACGCACAATGTGAAATCATGGGCATGCTACAACTTTGCCAGAACAGTTTTGTGTGGAAAATTGGAATTTGAATTTGAGGAAGCCATTACTCGAAGCCAGAAAGCACTTAATTCTAATGAAGTGATTGGTAGACAATTAAATGCAGATTTGAAAGATGTACTCAAGAAATTAACTCATATAAATAGTCAGTAA